From the Halorhabdus utahensis DSM 12940 genome, one window contains:
- a CDS encoding ArsR/SmtB family transcription factor: protein MESAELLDLLGNANRRRILRLLARKPCYVTEISDYLGVSPKAVIDHLRQLEEAGLVESRTDERRRKYFYISRGFRLEVTASPYDFGTKTAYPASSGLDITSCKHLSIDVDPDGASELPELAVEMRRLRRLRNELSLAQRWVQGRLTDVMEQVSDEIDDSDDRLYVEVMGAIADGGADLESISRQVEVPPPVVEDILGSLQSRGVVERDGDQWVLGR, encoded by the coding sequence ATGGAATCCGCCGAGTTACTCGATCTCCTGGGGAATGCGAACCGTCGACGCATCTTGCGTCTGCTTGCTCGCAAGCCCTGTTACGTCACGGAGATCAGCGACTACCTCGGCGTGAGCCCGAAGGCCGTCATCGATCACCTGCGACAACTCGAAGAGGCTGGCCTCGTCGAGAGCCGAACCGACGAACGTCGCCGCAAGTACTTTTACATCTCCCGGGGTTTCCGGCTCGAAGTCACCGCATCGCCGTACGACTTCGGGACCAAAACGGCGTATCCCGCCAGTTCCGGGCTGGACATCACTTCGTGTAAGCATCTCTCTATCGACGTCGACCCCGACGGCGCGTCCGAGTTGCCGGAACTCGCCGTCGAGATGCGCCGGTTACGACGGCTTCGAAACGAACTCTCGCTCGCTCAGCGATGGGTACAGGGTCGATTGACGGACGTCATGGAACAGGTCAGCGACGAGATCGACGACAGCGACGATCGGCTCTACGTCGAAGTGATGGGGGCCATCGCCGACGGCGGTGCCGATCTGGAGTCCATCAGCCGACAGGTGGAAGTGCCGCCGCCGGTCGTCGAGGACATTCTCGGATCGCTGCAATCGCGTGGCGTGGTCGAGCGTGACGGCGACCAGTGGGTGCTGGGGCGCTGA